One Peribacillus simplex NBRC 15720 = DSM 1321 genomic region harbors:
- a CDS encoding ABC transporter permease, whose protein sequence is MNRKKFKINLDFWNIMIILCLAIFIIFLVYPLSSLIINSFKDPANNTFTFANYQTFFEKKYYYEALLNSFSITILVTILAVLLGVPLAYLMTTLKIKGKFILEILIIISVLSPPFIGAYSWILLLGRSGVVSTFFREHFNIHTPSIYGFAGILIVFTFKLFPFIYLYVSGALKKMDSSLIEAAESLGTTGIRKVYTLILPLILPTILAGALLVFMNALADFGTPMLIGEGFSTMPVLIYSEFISEVGGNAYFAAALSSIMIVITAVFFIGQKYIVNKKSFEMSSLRPIKPVRIKGMKNFLAHGFIYLTIAIAIIPQVTVIYTSFLKTQGSIFVSGYSFDSYITVMDRMGDSILNTFLYGGVAIIIIIILGMLIAYVSVRRKNVFTSLLDTIAMFPYIIPGSVLGITLLVTFNDQPLMLSGSAAILIVAYVIRRLPYTMRSSAAIIYQLSPSLEEASISLGYSQFKTFINITAKLMMPGVLAGALLSWITVINELSSSIILYTGHTRTMSVAIYSEVIRASYGTAAALSTILTVTTIITLLIFFKFSKSKEISI, encoded by the coding sequence ATGAATAGAAAGAAATTTAAAATCAATTTAGATTTTTGGAATATCATGATTATCCTTTGTTTAGCTATCTTTATCATTTTCTTGGTTTATCCCTTATCCTCACTCATTATAAATAGCTTTAAGGATCCAGCGAATAACACCTTTACATTTGCAAACTATCAAACCTTCTTTGAAAAGAAGTATTATTACGAAGCATTGCTTAATAGCTTTTCCATTACCATTTTAGTAACGATATTGGCAGTTTTACTTGGAGTTCCTTTGGCTTATTTAATGACTACGCTAAAAATCAAAGGAAAATTTATTCTTGAAATATTAATTATTATTTCGGTGCTTTCGCCGCCGTTTATCGGTGCCTATTCTTGGATTCTATTATTAGGGAGAAGCGGGGTGGTCTCGACTTTTTTCAGAGAACACTTCAACATTCATACACCCAGTATATATGGCTTTGCCGGAATCTTGATTGTTTTTACCTTTAAGCTGTTTCCTTTCATTTATCTATATGTATCGGGTGCGCTTAAGAAAATGGATTCATCATTGATTGAAGCAGCTGAAAGTCTTGGAACCACGGGGATTAGAAAGGTATACACATTGATTCTACCGTTAATCCTGCCGACGATTCTTGCTGGTGCTTTACTAGTCTTTATGAATGCGTTAGCTGACTTTGGTACACCAATGCTGATCGGTGAGGGCTTCTCCACGATGCCTGTTTTAATTTATTCGGAATTCATTAGTGAGGTTGGCGGTAATGCATACTTTGCTGCTGCATTAAGCTCAATTATGATTGTGATTACGGCCGTTTTTTTCATTGGACAAAAATATATCGTTAATAAAAAATCCTTTGAAATGAGTTCGCTGCGTCCAATTAAGCCAGTGAGAATAAAAGGTATGAAGAATTTTCTTGCGCATGGTTTTATCTATCTTACGATTGCGATTGCGATCATTCCACAGGTTACGGTTATATATACCTCATTTCTAAAAACACAGGGTTCCATTTTCGTTTCGGGCTACTCATTTGACAGTTATATTACAGTCATGGACAGAATGGGTGATTCAATTTTGAATACGTTTCTGTATGGCGGGGTAGCCATTATTATTATCATTATTTTAGGAATGCTGATTGCTTATGTTTCTGTAAGAAGAAAAAATGTTTTCACTTCGTTATTGGATACGATCGCGATGTTTCCATACATTATTCCTGGATCTGTTTTGGGGATTACCCTTTTGGTTACCTTTAATGATCAGCCGCTTATGCTCAGCGGAAGCGCAGCTATATTGATCGTTGCTTATGTAATCCGGCGTCTTCCCTATACCATGCGTTCAAGCGCAGCGATTATTTATCAGTTAAGTCCGAGCCTTGAAGAAGCATCTATAAGCCTAGGTTACTCTCAATTTAAAACCTTCATTAATATTACAGCAAAATTAATGATGCCAGGCGTCTTAGCTGGTGCTCTCCTGAGCTGGATTACGGTCATCAATGAGCTGAGTTCCTCAATCATCTTGTACACAGGACATACAAGGACTATGTCAGTCGCCATTTATTCCGAAGTTATACGAGCAAGCTATGGGACAGCCGCGGCTCTGTCTACTATTTTGACCGTAACGACGATCATTACCCTATTAATCTTCTTTAAGTTTAGCAAATCGAAGGAAATTAGTATTTAG
- a CDS encoding ABC transporter ATP-binding protein has translation MPTQITFDNVTKKYGELTVISQLSLKIKEGELFTLLGPSGCGKTTLLRMIAGFHSVDGGSISFNEQIINHIPVNKRDIGMVFQSYAIFPHMSVKDNVKYGLNARKLSKVEKAKRLEDILETVQITQYQDRLPAMLSGGQQQRVALARAIVIHPKVLLMDEPLSNLDAKLRIDMRRAINEIQQKIGITTVYVTHDQEEALAISDRIAVMNNGVIQQVGAPTTIYLRPANKFVATFIGHSNLFKGKVKKAAGKDIIILEGGFSFEMTNLSSDVEDGQLVTVAVRPEEFAIAESDEGIDGKIVFRNFLGKYINYEIKLPNESRVELSQDTNTAKHFFDVNQSIKLALLVDKINVFTEDGEQSLIEGVKKYE, from the coding sequence ATGCCGACACAAATAACATTTGATAATGTAACCAAAAAATATGGAGAACTTACAGTGATTAGCCAGCTTTCGTTAAAAATTAAAGAGGGCGAGCTCTTTACCTTGCTGGGGCCTTCTGGCTGTGGAAAGACGACTTTGCTTCGGATGATTGCGGGCTTTCATAGTGTGGATGGAGGCAGCATTTCGTTTAATGAACAGATAATTAATCATATTCCAGTCAATAAACGGGACATTGGCATGGTGTTTCAAAGCTATGCAATTTTTCCCCATATGTCCGTTAAGGATAATGTGAAATACGGATTGAATGCGCGTAAATTATCTAAAGTAGAAAAAGCGAAGCGCTTAGAAGATATTCTTGAAACTGTGCAAATTACTCAGTACCAGGACCGTCTGCCGGCCATGCTTTCAGGGGGACAGCAGCAGCGGGTAGCTTTGGCTAGAGCTATTGTTATTCATCCAAAGGTCTTATTAATGGATGAACCGCTGTCAAATTTAGATGCTAAGTTGCGAATAGATATGCGGCGTGCCATTAATGAAATTCAACAAAAGATTGGAATTACAACGGTTTACGTGACACATGATCAAGAGGAAGCGCTAGCCATATCTGATCGAATTGCGGTCATGAACAACGGGGTCATTCAGCAAGTCGGGGCACCAACTACGATTTATCTGCGTCCAGCAAATAAATTTGTGGCGACTTTCATTGGTCATTCTAATCTATTCAAAGGAAAAGTGAAGAAAGCTGCCGGCAAAGATATCATCATTCTTGAAGGGGGCTTTAGCTTTGAAATGACTAACCTAAGCAGTGACGTTGAAGATGGTCAGCTTGTTACTGTTGCCGTTCGTCCAGAAGAGTTTGCTATTGCAGAGTCGGATGAAGGGATTGATGGGAAAATTGTTTTCAGGAATTTCCTTGGTAAATACATTAATTACGAAATTAAGCTGCCTAATGAAAGCAGAGTTGAGCTTAGTCAGGATACTAATACAGCCAAGCATTTCTTTGATGTAAATCAATCTATTAAGCTGGCCTTATTAGTGGATAAAATAAATGTATTCACGGAGGATGGTGAGCAAAGCCTTATCGAAGGAGTGAAGAAATATGAATAG